From Amphiprion ocellaris isolate individual 3 ecotype Okinawa chromosome 10, ASM2253959v1, whole genome shotgun sequence, one genomic window encodes:
- the LOC129349902 gene encoding nucleolar transcription factor 1-A-like isoform X1 — protein sequence MNGSSSVSAAQSTRIKAEPDDWSKEDCLTLLERIRSLLPDGDAMKYKTTESHFDWEKVCFGSFTGDMCRQKWQKVSCEVRKYRTMTELIVDAIEFVKNPYKGKKLKTHPDFPKKPLTPYFRFFMEKRAKYAKIHPEMSNLDLTKILSKKYKELPDKKKQKYITEFQREKEDFEKNMTRFKEEHPELIEEKKKSDLPEKPKTPQQLWYNHEKKTYMKLHPEVSQKELKEALRRQWSQLSDKRRLKWISKALELQKDYEDSMRAYHEAHPDVNSDDHVRSVLTKAERQLKDKFDGRPTKPPPNGYSLYCAELMVNMKDVPSTERMVLCSKQWKMMTQKEKDMFQKRCEQRKKQYDVDLQRFLESLPEEERDRVLTEEKLGGAKVAVGVASSPHRAKSPSAKERCREAEPEPWVPVGPNPKDRRDSKKTAKLPETPKTAEDMWQHSVIGDYLAKYRSDRRKAQAAMEAAWKSMEKKEKIPWIKKAAEDQKRYEVQYRPVRELLEMRTPAAGQRKPKFDGEPKKPPVSGYQMFSQELLTNGELNHFSLKERMVEIGKRWQKLSQSQKDKYKKLVEEQQVEYKAELEAWVKSLSPQDRAVYKEFSSSKRRSTAKVRSSPSAKVRMTAKGKAGSSRTATPGLAVSKRAMAYRAKQDMSDSDEEEKSDSSDSDEDDETSGSSDSDDDDNDEDEDEDDEDQTSSEESSDSDSD from the exons ATGAACGGCAGCAGCAGCGTCTCCGCGGCTCAGAGCACCAGGATCAAGGCTGAACCAG ATGACTGGAGTAAGGAGGACTGCCTGACTCTGCTGGAGAGGATCCGCAGTCTGCTGCCGGATGGAGACGCCATGAAGTACAAGACCACCGAGTCGCACTTCGACTGGGAGAAGGTGTGCTTCGGCAGTTTCACCGGGGACATGTGCCGCCAGAAGTGGCAGAAGGTGTCGTGTGAG GTCCGGAAGTACCGAACGATGACGGAGCTCATCGTGGATGCCATCGAGTTCGTAAAGAACCCGTACAAAGGCAAGAAGCTGAAG ACTCACCCAGATTTTCCCAAGAAGCCGCTGACTCCGTACTTTCGATTCTTCATGGAGAAACGAGCCAAATACGCCAAAATCCACCCGGAGATGAGCAACCTGGACCTCACCAAGATCCTATCCAAGAAGTACAAGGAGCTGCCCGACAAGAAGAAG CAAAAGTACATCACAGAGttccagagagagaaagaagactTCGAGAAGAACATGACTCGCTTCAA GGAGGAGCATCCGGAGCTGattgaagagaaaaagaagtcGGATCTGCCGGAGAAACCCAAAACTCCTCAGCAGCTGTGGTACAACCACGAAAAGAAGACATACATGAAGCTTCACCCTGAG GTGAGTCAGAAGGAGCTGAAGGAGGCTCTGAGGAGGCAGTGGTCCCAGCTGTCCGACAAGAGGAGGCTCAAGTGGATCAGCAAGGCCCTGGAACTGCAGAAAGACTACGAG GACAGTATGAGAGCAtatcatgaagctcatccagacgTCAACTCAGACGATCACGTTCGCTCCGTCCTCACCAAAGCTGAGAGGCAGCTGAAGGACAAGTTCGATGGACGGCCAACAAAACCGCCACC TAACGGGTACTCTCTGTACTGCGCTGAGCTGATGGTGAACATGAAGGACGTCCCCAGCACGGAGCGCATGGTTCTGTGTAGCAAACAGTGGAAGATGATGACGCAGAAGGAGAAGGACATGTTCCAGAAACGCTGTGAGCAG AGAAAGAAGCAGTACGACGTGGACCTGCAGAGGTTCCTGGAG aGTCTGCCAGAGGAGGAGCGGGACCGAGTCCTGACGGAGGAGAAGCTGGGCGGAGCCAAAGTGGCGGTGGGTGTGGCCTCCAGCCCACACAGAGCCAAGTCTCCGTCTGCTAAg GAGCGTTGTCGGGAGGCGGAGCCAGAGCCGTGGGTTCCTGTCGGGCCTAACCCTAAGGACCGGCGGGACAGCAAGAAGACAGCAAAGCTTCCAGAGACGCCAAAAACAGCCGAGGACATGTGGCAGCACAGCGTGATCGGAGACTACTTGGCCAAGTACAGG AGTGACCGCAGGAAGGCGCAGGCGGCGATGGAGGCGGCCTGGAAGTCCatggagaagaaggagaagattCCTTGGATCAAGAAGGCGGCCGAGGACCAGAAACGTTACGAGGTTCAGTACCGGCCTGTG AGGGAGCTGTTGGAGATGAGGACTCCGGCTGCAGGCCAGAGGAAGCCCAAGTTtgacggagaacccaagaaaccTCCAGT GAGCGGCTACCAGATGTTCTCCCAGGAGCTGCTGACCAACGGCGAGCTGAACCACTTCAGCCTGAAGGAGCGGATGGTGGAGATCGGCAAACGCTGGCAGAAGCTCAGCCAGAGTCAGAAGGACAAGTACAAGAAGCtggtggaggagcagcaggtggAGTACAAGGCTGAGCTGGAGGCCTGGGTCaag TCTCTGTCTCCTCAGGACCGAGCCGTCTACAAGGAGTTCTCCTCCTCA AAACGTCGCAGTACCGCTAAAGTCCGCAGCAGCCCCAGCGCTAAAGTCCGCATGACGGCCAAGGGCAAGGCAGGAAGCTCCAGAACAGCTACGCCCGGGCTAGCCGTTAGCAAGAGAGCTATGGCTTACAGGGCCAAG CAGGACATGTCGGACTCGGACGAGGAGGAGAAAAGTGACTCGTCGGACTCTGACGAAGACGATGAGACGTCAGGAAGCAGCGACAGCGATGACGATGAT AATGACGAGGATGAGGACGAGGACGATGAAGATCAGACGTCTTCGGAGGAGTCCAGCGACTCCGACTCAGACTAG
- the LOC129349902 gene encoding nucleolar transcription factor 1-A-like isoform X2 — MNGSSSVSAAQSTRIKAEPDDWSKEDCLTLLERIRSLLPDGDAMKYKTTESHFDWEKVCFGSFTGDMCRQKWQKVSCEVRKYRTMTELIVDAIEFVKNPYKGKKLKTHPDFPKKPLTPYFRFFMEKRAKYAKIHPEMSNLDLTKILSKKYKELPDKKKQKYITEFQREKEDFEKNMTRFKEEHPELIEEKKKSDLPEKPKTPQQLWYNHEKKTYMKLHPEVSQKELKEALRRQWSQLSDKRRLKWISKALELQKDYEDSMRAYHEAHPDVNSDDHVRSVLTKAERQLKDKFDGRPTKPPPNGYSLYCAELMVNMKDVPSTERMVLCSKQWKMMTQKEKDMFQKRCEQRKKQYDVDLQRFLESLPEEERDRVLTEEKLGGAKVAVGVASSPHRAKSPSAKERCREAEPEPWVPVGPNPKDRRDSKKTAKLPETPKTAEDMWQHSVIGDYLAKYRSDRRKAQAAMEAAWKSMEKKEKIPWIKKAAEDQKRYEVQYRPVRELLEMRTPAAGQRKPKFDGEPKKPPVSGYQMFSQELLTNGELNHFSLKERMVEIGKRWQKLSQSQKDKYKKLVEEQQVEYKAELEAWVKSLSPQDRAVYKEFSSSKRRSTAKVRSSPSAKVRMTAKGKAGSSRTATPGLAVSKRAMAYRAKDMSDSDEEEKSDSSDSDEDDETSGSSDSDDDDNDEDEDEDDEDQTSSEESSDSDSD, encoded by the exons ATGAACGGCAGCAGCAGCGTCTCCGCGGCTCAGAGCACCAGGATCAAGGCTGAACCAG ATGACTGGAGTAAGGAGGACTGCCTGACTCTGCTGGAGAGGATCCGCAGTCTGCTGCCGGATGGAGACGCCATGAAGTACAAGACCACCGAGTCGCACTTCGACTGGGAGAAGGTGTGCTTCGGCAGTTTCACCGGGGACATGTGCCGCCAGAAGTGGCAGAAGGTGTCGTGTGAG GTCCGGAAGTACCGAACGATGACGGAGCTCATCGTGGATGCCATCGAGTTCGTAAAGAACCCGTACAAAGGCAAGAAGCTGAAG ACTCACCCAGATTTTCCCAAGAAGCCGCTGACTCCGTACTTTCGATTCTTCATGGAGAAACGAGCCAAATACGCCAAAATCCACCCGGAGATGAGCAACCTGGACCTCACCAAGATCCTATCCAAGAAGTACAAGGAGCTGCCCGACAAGAAGAAG CAAAAGTACATCACAGAGttccagagagagaaagaagactTCGAGAAGAACATGACTCGCTTCAA GGAGGAGCATCCGGAGCTGattgaagagaaaaagaagtcGGATCTGCCGGAGAAACCCAAAACTCCTCAGCAGCTGTGGTACAACCACGAAAAGAAGACATACATGAAGCTTCACCCTGAG GTGAGTCAGAAGGAGCTGAAGGAGGCTCTGAGGAGGCAGTGGTCCCAGCTGTCCGACAAGAGGAGGCTCAAGTGGATCAGCAAGGCCCTGGAACTGCAGAAAGACTACGAG GACAGTATGAGAGCAtatcatgaagctcatccagacgTCAACTCAGACGATCACGTTCGCTCCGTCCTCACCAAAGCTGAGAGGCAGCTGAAGGACAAGTTCGATGGACGGCCAACAAAACCGCCACC TAACGGGTACTCTCTGTACTGCGCTGAGCTGATGGTGAACATGAAGGACGTCCCCAGCACGGAGCGCATGGTTCTGTGTAGCAAACAGTGGAAGATGATGACGCAGAAGGAGAAGGACATGTTCCAGAAACGCTGTGAGCAG AGAAAGAAGCAGTACGACGTGGACCTGCAGAGGTTCCTGGAG aGTCTGCCAGAGGAGGAGCGGGACCGAGTCCTGACGGAGGAGAAGCTGGGCGGAGCCAAAGTGGCGGTGGGTGTGGCCTCCAGCCCACACAGAGCCAAGTCTCCGTCTGCTAAg GAGCGTTGTCGGGAGGCGGAGCCAGAGCCGTGGGTTCCTGTCGGGCCTAACCCTAAGGACCGGCGGGACAGCAAGAAGACAGCAAAGCTTCCAGAGACGCCAAAAACAGCCGAGGACATGTGGCAGCACAGCGTGATCGGAGACTACTTGGCCAAGTACAGG AGTGACCGCAGGAAGGCGCAGGCGGCGATGGAGGCGGCCTGGAAGTCCatggagaagaaggagaagattCCTTGGATCAAGAAGGCGGCCGAGGACCAGAAACGTTACGAGGTTCAGTACCGGCCTGTG AGGGAGCTGTTGGAGATGAGGACTCCGGCTGCAGGCCAGAGGAAGCCCAAGTTtgacggagaacccaagaaaccTCCAGT GAGCGGCTACCAGATGTTCTCCCAGGAGCTGCTGACCAACGGCGAGCTGAACCACTTCAGCCTGAAGGAGCGGATGGTGGAGATCGGCAAACGCTGGCAGAAGCTCAGCCAGAGTCAGAAGGACAAGTACAAGAAGCtggtggaggagcagcaggtggAGTACAAGGCTGAGCTGGAGGCCTGGGTCaag TCTCTGTCTCCTCAGGACCGAGCCGTCTACAAGGAGTTCTCCTCCTCA AAACGTCGCAGTACCGCTAAAGTCCGCAGCAGCCCCAGCGCTAAAGTCCGCATGACGGCCAAGGGCAAGGCAGGAAGCTCCAGAACAGCTACGCCCGGGCTAGCCGTTAGCAAGAGAGCTATGGCTTACAGGGCCAAG GACATGTCGGACTCGGACGAGGAGGAGAAAAGTGACTCGTCGGACTCTGACGAAGACGATGAGACGTCAGGAAGCAGCGACAGCGATGACGATGAT AATGACGAGGATGAGGACGAGGACGATGAAGATCAGACGTCTTCGGAGGAGTCCAGCGACTCCGACTCAGACTAG
- the LOC129349902 gene encoding nucleolar transcription factor 1-A-like isoform X3 has protein sequence MNGSSSVSAAQSTRIKAEPDDWSKEDCLTLLERIRSLLPDGDAMKYKTTESHFDWEKVCFGSFTGDMCRQKWQKVSCEVRKYRTMTELIVDAIEFVKNPYKGKKLKTHPDFPKKPLTPYFRFFMEKRAKYAKIHPEMSNLDLTKILSKKYKELPDKKKQKYITEFQREKEDFEKNMTRFKEEHPELIEEKKKSDLPEKPKTPQQLWYNHEKKTYMKLHPEVSQKELKEALRRQWSQLSDKRRLKWISKALELQKDYEDSMRAYHEAHPDVNSDDHVRSVLTKAERQLKDKFDGRPTKPPPNGYSLYCAELMVNMKDVPSTERMVLCSKQWKMMTQKEKDMFQKRCEQRKKQYDVDLQRFLESLPEEERDRVLTEEKLGGAKVAVGVASSPHRAKSPSAKERCREAEPEPWVPVGPNPKDRRDSKKTAKLPETPKTAEDMWQHSVIGDYLAKYRSDRRKAQAAMEAAWKSMEKKEKIPWIKKAAEDQKRYERELLEMRTPAAGQRKPKFDGEPKKPPVSGYQMFSQELLTNGELNHFSLKERMVEIGKRWQKLSQSQKDKYKKLVEEQQVEYKAELEAWVKSLSPQDRAVYKEFSSSKRRSTAKVRSSPSAKVRMTAKGKAGSSRTATPGLAVSKRAMAYRAKQDMSDSDEEEKSDSSDSDEDDETSGSSDSDDDDNDEDEDEDDEDQTSSEESSDSDSD, from the exons ATGAACGGCAGCAGCAGCGTCTCCGCGGCTCAGAGCACCAGGATCAAGGCTGAACCAG ATGACTGGAGTAAGGAGGACTGCCTGACTCTGCTGGAGAGGATCCGCAGTCTGCTGCCGGATGGAGACGCCATGAAGTACAAGACCACCGAGTCGCACTTCGACTGGGAGAAGGTGTGCTTCGGCAGTTTCACCGGGGACATGTGCCGCCAGAAGTGGCAGAAGGTGTCGTGTGAG GTCCGGAAGTACCGAACGATGACGGAGCTCATCGTGGATGCCATCGAGTTCGTAAAGAACCCGTACAAAGGCAAGAAGCTGAAG ACTCACCCAGATTTTCCCAAGAAGCCGCTGACTCCGTACTTTCGATTCTTCATGGAGAAACGAGCCAAATACGCCAAAATCCACCCGGAGATGAGCAACCTGGACCTCACCAAGATCCTATCCAAGAAGTACAAGGAGCTGCCCGACAAGAAGAAG CAAAAGTACATCACAGAGttccagagagagaaagaagactTCGAGAAGAACATGACTCGCTTCAA GGAGGAGCATCCGGAGCTGattgaagagaaaaagaagtcGGATCTGCCGGAGAAACCCAAAACTCCTCAGCAGCTGTGGTACAACCACGAAAAGAAGACATACATGAAGCTTCACCCTGAG GTGAGTCAGAAGGAGCTGAAGGAGGCTCTGAGGAGGCAGTGGTCCCAGCTGTCCGACAAGAGGAGGCTCAAGTGGATCAGCAAGGCCCTGGAACTGCAGAAAGACTACGAG GACAGTATGAGAGCAtatcatgaagctcatccagacgTCAACTCAGACGATCACGTTCGCTCCGTCCTCACCAAAGCTGAGAGGCAGCTGAAGGACAAGTTCGATGGACGGCCAACAAAACCGCCACC TAACGGGTACTCTCTGTACTGCGCTGAGCTGATGGTGAACATGAAGGACGTCCCCAGCACGGAGCGCATGGTTCTGTGTAGCAAACAGTGGAAGATGATGACGCAGAAGGAGAAGGACATGTTCCAGAAACGCTGTGAGCAG AGAAAGAAGCAGTACGACGTGGACCTGCAGAGGTTCCTGGAG aGTCTGCCAGAGGAGGAGCGGGACCGAGTCCTGACGGAGGAGAAGCTGGGCGGAGCCAAAGTGGCGGTGGGTGTGGCCTCCAGCCCACACAGAGCCAAGTCTCCGTCTGCTAAg GAGCGTTGTCGGGAGGCGGAGCCAGAGCCGTGGGTTCCTGTCGGGCCTAACCCTAAGGACCGGCGGGACAGCAAGAAGACAGCAAAGCTTCCAGAGACGCCAAAAACAGCCGAGGACATGTGGCAGCACAGCGTGATCGGAGACTACTTGGCCAAGTACAGG AGTGACCGCAGGAAGGCGCAGGCGGCGATGGAGGCGGCCTGGAAGTCCatggagaagaaggagaagattCCTTGGATCAAGAAGGCGGCCGAGGACCAGAAACGTTACGAG AGGGAGCTGTTGGAGATGAGGACTCCGGCTGCAGGCCAGAGGAAGCCCAAGTTtgacggagaacccaagaaaccTCCAGT GAGCGGCTACCAGATGTTCTCCCAGGAGCTGCTGACCAACGGCGAGCTGAACCACTTCAGCCTGAAGGAGCGGATGGTGGAGATCGGCAAACGCTGGCAGAAGCTCAGCCAGAGTCAGAAGGACAAGTACAAGAAGCtggtggaggagcagcaggtggAGTACAAGGCTGAGCTGGAGGCCTGGGTCaag TCTCTGTCTCCTCAGGACCGAGCCGTCTACAAGGAGTTCTCCTCCTCA AAACGTCGCAGTACCGCTAAAGTCCGCAGCAGCCCCAGCGCTAAAGTCCGCATGACGGCCAAGGGCAAGGCAGGAAGCTCCAGAACAGCTACGCCCGGGCTAGCCGTTAGCAAGAGAGCTATGGCTTACAGGGCCAAG CAGGACATGTCGGACTCGGACGAGGAGGAGAAAAGTGACTCGTCGGACTCTGACGAAGACGATGAGACGTCAGGAAGCAGCGACAGCGATGACGATGAT AATGACGAGGATGAGGACGAGGACGATGAAGATCAGACGTCTTCGGAGGAGTCCAGCGACTCCGACTCAGACTAG
- the LOC129349902 gene encoding nucleolar transcription factor 1-A-like isoform X4, whose protein sequence is MNGSSSVSAAQSTRIKAEPDDWSKEDCLTLLERIRSLLPDGDAMKYKTTESHFDWEKVCFGSFTGDMCRQKWQKVSCEVRKYRTMTELIVDAIEFVKNPYKGKKLKTHPDFPKKPLTPYFRFFMEKRAKYAKIHPEMSNLDLTKILSKKYKELPDKKKQKYITEFQREKEDFEKNMTRFKEEHPELIEEKKKSDLPEKPKTPQQLWYNHEKKTYMKLHPEVSQKELKEALRRQWSQLSDKRRLKWISKALESMRAYHEAHPDVNSDDHVRSVLTKAERQLKDKFDGRPTKPPPNGYSLYCAELMVNMKDVPSTERMVLCSKQWKMMTQKEKDMFQKRCEQRKKQYDVDLQRFLESLPEEERDRVLTEEKLGGAKVAVGVASSPHRAKSPSAKERCREAEPEPWVPVGPNPKDRRDSKKTAKLPETPKTAEDMWQHSVIGDYLAKYRSDRRKAQAAMEAAWKSMEKKEKIPWIKKAAEDQKRYEVQYRPVRELLEMRTPAAGQRKPKFDGEPKKPPVSGYQMFSQELLTNGELNHFSLKERMVEIGKRWQKLSQSQKDKYKKLVEEQQVEYKAELEAWVKSLSPQDRAVYKEFSSSKRRSTAKVRSSPSAKVRMTAKGKAGSSRTATPGLAVSKRAMAYRAKQDMSDSDEEEKSDSSDSDEDDETSGSSDSDDDDNDEDEDEDDEDQTSSEESSDSDSD, encoded by the exons ATGAACGGCAGCAGCAGCGTCTCCGCGGCTCAGAGCACCAGGATCAAGGCTGAACCAG ATGACTGGAGTAAGGAGGACTGCCTGACTCTGCTGGAGAGGATCCGCAGTCTGCTGCCGGATGGAGACGCCATGAAGTACAAGACCACCGAGTCGCACTTCGACTGGGAGAAGGTGTGCTTCGGCAGTTTCACCGGGGACATGTGCCGCCAGAAGTGGCAGAAGGTGTCGTGTGAG GTCCGGAAGTACCGAACGATGACGGAGCTCATCGTGGATGCCATCGAGTTCGTAAAGAACCCGTACAAAGGCAAGAAGCTGAAG ACTCACCCAGATTTTCCCAAGAAGCCGCTGACTCCGTACTTTCGATTCTTCATGGAGAAACGAGCCAAATACGCCAAAATCCACCCGGAGATGAGCAACCTGGACCTCACCAAGATCCTATCCAAGAAGTACAAGGAGCTGCCCGACAAGAAGAAG CAAAAGTACATCACAGAGttccagagagagaaagaagactTCGAGAAGAACATGACTCGCTTCAA GGAGGAGCATCCGGAGCTGattgaagagaaaaagaagtcGGATCTGCCGGAGAAACCCAAAACTCCTCAGCAGCTGTGGTACAACCACGAAAAGAAGACATACATGAAGCTTCACCCTGAG GTGAGTCAGAAGGAGCTGAAGGAGGCTCTGAGGAGGCAGTGGTCCCAGCTGTCCGACAAGAGGAGGCTCAAGTGGATCAGCAAGGCCCTGGAA AGTATGAGAGCAtatcatgaagctcatccagacgTCAACTCAGACGATCACGTTCGCTCCGTCCTCACCAAAGCTGAGAGGCAGCTGAAGGACAAGTTCGATGGACGGCCAACAAAACCGCCACC TAACGGGTACTCTCTGTACTGCGCTGAGCTGATGGTGAACATGAAGGACGTCCCCAGCACGGAGCGCATGGTTCTGTGTAGCAAACAGTGGAAGATGATGACGCAGAAGGAGAAGGACATGTTCCAGAAACGCTGTGAGCAG AGAAAGAAGCAGTACGACGTGGACCTGCAGAGGTTCCTGGAG aGTCTGCCAGAGGAGGAGCGGGACCGAGTCCTGACGGAGGAGAAGCTGGGCGGAGCCAAAGTGGCGGTGGGTGTGGCCTCCAGCCCACACAGAGCCAAGTCTCCGTCTGCTAAg GAGCGTTGTCGGGAGGCGGAGCCAGAGCCGTGGGTTCCTGTCGGGCCTAACCCTAAGGACCGGCGGGACAGCAAGAAGACAGCAAAGCTTCCAGAGACGCCAAAAACAGCCGAGGACATGTGGCAGCACAGCGTGATCGGAGACTACTTGGCCAAGTACAGG AGTGACCGCAGGAAGGCGCAGGCGGCGATGGAGGCGGCCTGGAAGTCCatggagaagaaggagaagattCCTTGGATCAAGAAGGCGGCCGAGGACCAGAAACGTTACGAGGTTCAGTACCGGCCTGTG AGGGAGCTGTTGGAGATGAGGACTCCGGCTGCAGGCCAGAGGAAGCCCAAGTTtgacggagaacccaagaaaccTCCAGT GAGCGGCTACCAGATGTTCTCCCAGGAGCTGCTGACCAACGGCGAGCTGAACCACTTCAGCCTGAAGGAGCGGATGGTGGAGATCGGCAAACGCTGGCAGAAGCTCAGCCAGAGTCAGAAGGACAAGTACAAGAAGCtggtggaggagcagcaggtggAGTACAAGGCTGAGCTGGAGGCCTGGGTCaag TCTCTGTCTCCTCAGGACCGAGCCGTCTACAAGGAGTTCTCCTCCTCA AAACGTCGCAGTACCGCTAAAGTCCGCAGCAGCCCCAGCGCTAAAGTCCGCATGACGGCCAAGGGCAAGGCAGGAAGCTCCAGAACAGCTACGCCCGGGCTAGCCGTTAGCAAGAGAGCTATGGCTTACAGGGCCAAG CAGGACATGTCGGACTCGGACGAGGAGGAGAAAAGTGACTCGTCGGACTCTGACGAAGACGATGAGACGTCAGGAAGCAGCGACAGCGATGACGATGAT AATGACGAGGATGAGGACGAGGACGATGAAGATCAGACGTCTTCGGAGGAGTCCAGCGACTCCGACTCAGACTAG